The following proteins are co-located in the Dromiciops gliroides isolate mDroGli1 chromosome 2, mDroGli1.pri, whole genome shotgun sequence genome:
- the RPL26L1 gene encoding 60S ribosomal protein L26-like 1, with translation MKFNPFVTSDRSKNRKRHFNAPSHIRRKIMSSPLSKELRQKYNVRSMPIRKDDEVQVVRGHYKGQQIGKVVQVYRKKYVIYIERVQREKANGTTVHVGIHPSKVVITRLKLDKDRKKILERKAKSRQVGKEKGKYKEETIEKMQE, from the exons ATGAAGTTCAATCCCTTCGTGACCTCGGACCGCAGCAAGAACCGCAAGAGACACTTCAACGCGCCCTCGCACATCCGGCGCAAGATCATGTCGTCCCCACTCTCCAAGGAGCTGAGGCAGAAATACAACGTCCGCTCCATGCCCATCCGGAAGGACGACGAGGTCCAG GTTGTTCGTGGACACTACAAAGGCCAACAAATTGGCAAGGTAGTGCAGGTTTATAGAAAGAAATACGTCATCTACATTGAGCGTGTGCAGCGTGAGAAAGCTAACGGCACAACTGTTCATGTGGGCATTCACCCTAGTAAG gtaGTTATCACCAGACTAAAACTGGACAAAGATCGTAAAAAGATTCTTGAGCGTAAAGCCAAATCCCGACAAGTTGGAAAGGAGAAGGgcaaatataaagaagaaacCATTGAGAAGATGCAAGAATAA